Proteins co-encoded in one Halorussus lipolyticus genomic window:
- a CDS encoding DUF7576 family protein: MHRHQTQRHEPLGNSNDDSEGDGDSVSQQCTHCDESIDREEWHPVATLRDDEGTAEIYDFCSDDCRSAWREESASDD; encoded by the coding sequence ATGCACCGACACCAAACCCAACGGCATGAACCACTGGGGAACTCGAACGACGACAGCGAAGGTGACGGCGACAGCGTGAGCCAGCAGTGTACCCACTGCGACGAGAGCATCGACCGCGAGGAGTGGCATCCGGTCGCTACTCTCCGGGACGACGAGGGCACGGCCGAAATCTACGACTTCTGTAGCGACGACTGCCGGTCGGCGTGGCGAGAAGAGAGCGCGTCGGACGACTGA
- a CDS encoding HalOD1 output domain-containing protein — protein sequence MSTTMQGKTHEGKSTSQRVIEAVADETGKDPTEVGPLYHVIDPDALDRLFSATRGSGRNQGYVEFSFAGCDVVVSGEGEVEVTQQDLAVGVADDAEARRAGTDLS from the coding sequence ATGAGCACGACAATGCAGGGGAAGACCCACGAAGGGAAGTCTACGAGCCAGCGCGTTATCGAGGCAGTCGCCGACGAGACCGGCAAGGACCCGACCGAAGTCGGACCGCTCTATCACGTCATCGACCCGGACGCGCTCGACCGACTGTTCTCCGCGACCCGCGGTAGCGGCCGGAATCAGGGCTACGTGGAGTTCTCCTTCGCGGGATGCGACGTGGTTGTCAGCGGCGAGGGCGAAGTCGAAGTGACCCAGCAAGACCTCGCTGTTGGCGTCGCCGACGACGCCGAGGCCCGCCGCGCCGGGACCGACCTCTCGTAA
- a CDS encoding PAS domain S-box protein codes for MTDAVRVLYVADSDATGERLESLFEDDRPAVELSSVASLGQALATLGEEEIDYIVLDATVAEGANGDLESMLRREQSGVRVDVVPGVATETEVDATVEVTGDQLRRAETEQVRALARRIENAVTSESAEDGGVGGEHFRALAEELSDVVLVIDTDSTIRFANAAVDDIFGYAPEELVGESLTELMPERFAERYIEGLQRYLDEGERRLDWDYLELSGERRDGTEIPLGISFSEFTSGDSVLFTGIVRDISGRKRQESELRNRIRQQEALSKFSRHALEDLSVPDLMDEATELVADALDNEYAGVLEYRPDEDDLLARTGLGWGDDVWNTATIGTDRDSQGGYTLLTEKPVVVEDFETEDRFADDQLLASVDVSSGISVVIGSPDEPWGVLGAHDTKPKSYSDHDVQFVQNIARILTTAIQRSERERRLERYEAMLNAVDDGVYALDADSRFVAVNDAYVELTGYDREELLGEHVSKVLRKHISEKLEWVREALENGEEAVTMETEIPTADGRHVPVEARITLLPLGSEAGRVGVVRDVSDRKRREEKLTSLNELFESLTEAETPTEICELAVDAADETLGFPNAAVALYDDEKGALVSTVRRWSGGAIDDALLGSGTDDVAWRTFVEGESKTFDNLAAELGKSIAKGSALAIPLGKYGVFLAAAPETHHFDPTDASLADMLCSNVRSALDRAEREETLRDQRNDLQEKNRELERVNRINHVIREITKALTQASSQDDVMQAVCDRLTQTGPYRFAWFGKHDRASGEVQPQAWAGVEEGYLEDTIMTAEEGDAHGEGPAGRAVRTQELQVQNDLLGDPPFDPWREQALKRGYRSCVSVPVVYGGALRGVLILYASETDVFNEMEQAVLTELGETIGYALNSLEQRQALVSERSIELDFRVRGVDSPLLAFVTQTDAEFEFENAVEREDGRLHAFFTIRDLPPDRTIGYVEDVSWIESVRLITERDGEYLYECTLAHDSFLGSLVDRGAIPQSITATKDETRFVIRLPQSADVRAFVDRFEEYYDDVELVARRERDEPVMTRQEFESELTERLTDRQREVLRTAYLSGFFEWPRESTAEDIAEVLDVSQPTVSRHLRAAERALFGLLFEDD; via the coding sequence ATGACTGACGCGGTTCGTGTACTCTACGTCGCCGACAGTGACGCGACGGGCGAGCGACTCGAATCGCTGTTCGAGGACGACCGACCCGCGGTCGAACTCTCCTCGGTCGCCAGTCTCGGGCAGGCGCTCGCCACCCTCGGCGAGGAGGAAATCGATTACATCGTTCTCGACGCGACCGTCGCCGAGGGCGCAAACGGCGACCTTGAATCGATGCTCCGGCGCGAGCAATCGGGCGTCCGCGTCGATGTCGTTCCGGGCGTCGCCACGGAGACCGAAGTCGACGCCACTGTCGAGGTCACGGGCGACCAGTTGCGCCGGGCCGAAACCGAGCAGGTTCGGGCACTGGCCCGGCGAATCGAGAACGCCGTCACCTCCGAGAGCGCCGAGGACGGGGGCGTCGGGGGCGAACACTTCCGGGCGCTCGCCGAGGAGCTTTCTGACGTGGTCCTCGTTATCGACACCGACAGCACCATCCGATTCGCCAACGCCGCCGTGGACGATATTTTCGGCTACGCTCCCGAGGAACTCGTGGGCGAGTCGCTGACCGAACTCATGCCCGAGCGGTTCGCCGAGCGTTATATAGAAGGTCTCCAGCGGTACCTCGACGAGGGTGAGCGCCGCCTCGATTGGGACTACCTCGAACTCTCCGGCGAGCGCCGAGACGGGACCGAAATCCCGCTCGGCATCTCGTTCAGCGAGTTCACCTCGGGCGACAGCGTGCTGTTCACCGGCATCGTCCGGGACATCTCGGGTCGGAAGCGCCAAGAGTCGGAACTCCGCAACCGGATTCGCCAGCAGGAGGCCCTCTCGAAGTTCTCCCGGCACGCGCTCGAAGACCTGTCGGTCCCCGACCTGATGGACGAGGCGACCGAACTCGTGGCTGACGCCCTCGACAACGAGTACGCCGGCGTGCTGGAGTACCGCCCCGACGAGGACGACCTGCTGGCCCGGACCGGCCTCGGGTGGGGCGACGACGTGTGGAACACCGCGACTATCGGCACCGACCGCGACTCGCAGGGAGGGTACACCCTCCTGACCGAGAAACCGGTCGTGGTCGAGGACTTCGAGACCGAAGACCGGTTCGCCGACGACCAACTCCTCGCGTCGGTCGACGTGTCCAGCGGTATCAGCGTCGTCATCGGGTCGCCCGACGAACCGTGGGGCGTGCTGGGTGCCCACGACACTAAGCCCAAGTCCTACAGCGACCACGACGTGCAGTTCGTCCAGAACATCGCCCGCATCCTCACGACCGCCATCCAGCGGAGTGAGCGCGAGCGCCGACTCGAACGCTACGAGGCCATGCTCAACGCGGTGGACGACGGGGTGTACGCCCTCGACGCCGACTCGCGGTTCGTCGCGGTCAACGACGCCTACGTCGAACTCACGGGCTACGACCGCGAGGAACTGCTCGGCGAACACGTCTCGAAGGTCCTGCGCAAACACATCTCCGAGAAGTTGGAGTGGGTTCGGGAGGCCCTCGAAAACGGCGAGGAGGCCGTGACGATGGAGACGGAGATACCGACTGCCGACGGCAGACACGTCCCCGTCGAGGCCAGAATCACGCTCCTCCCGCTGGGCAGTGAGGCCGGGCGAGTCGGCGTGGTCCGGGACGTTTCCGACCGCAAGCGCCGCGAGGAGAAACTCACCTCGCTCAACGAGTTGTTCGAGTCGCTGACCGAGGCCGAGACCCCGACCGAAATCTGCGAGTTGGCGGTGGACGCCGCCGACGAGACGCTGGGCTTCCCGAACGCGGCCGTGGCGCTCTACGACGACGAGAAGGGCGCGCTGGTTTCGACGGTCCGGCGATGGTCGGGCGGGGCCATCGACGACGCGCTCCTCGGAAGCGGGACCGACGACGTGGCGTGGCGGACGTTCGTGGAGGGCGAGTCCAAGACGTTCGACAACCTCGCGGCCGAACTCGGCAAGAGCATCGCGAAGGGGAGCGCGCTGGCGATTCCGCTCGGCAAGTACGGCGTCTTCCTCGCGGCGGCCCCCGAGACGCATCACTTCGACCCGACCGACGCCTCGCTGGCAGACATGCTGTGTTCGAACGTTCGGTCGGCGTTAGACCGGGCCGAACGCGAGGAGACCCTGCGAGACCAGCGCAACGACTTGCAGGAGAAAAACCGGGAGTTGGAGCGGGTCAACCGAATCAACCACGTGATTCGGGAGATTACGAAGGCGCTGACCCAAGCCTCCTCGCAGGACGACGTGATGCAGGCGGTCTGTGACCGACTGACCCAGACCGGTCCCTACCGGTTCGCGTGGTTCGGCAAGCACGACCGGGCGAGCGGCGAGGTCCAACCGCAGGCGTGGGCCGGTGTCGAGGAGGGGTACCTCGAAGACACCATCATGACTGCCGAGGAGGGCGACGCCCACGGCGAGGGACCGGCCGGACGGGCGGTCCGAACGCAGGAGTTGCAGGTCCAGAACGACCTGCTGGGCGACCCGCCGTTCGACCCGTGGCGCGAGCAGGCGCTCAAACGGGGCTATCGGTCGTGTGTCTCGGTGCCGGTGGTCTACGGCGGGGCGCTCCGCGGCGTGTTGATTCTGTACGCCAGCGAGACCGATGTCTTCAACGAGATGGAGCAGGCGGTGCTGACCGAACTCGGCGAGACCATCGGCTACGCGCTCAACTCGCTCGAACAGCGCCAAGCCCTCGTGAGCGAGCGCTCCATCGAACTCGACTTCCGGGTCCGCGGGGTCGACAGTCCCCTGCTGGCGTTCGTGACCCAGACCGACGCCGAATTCGAGTTCGAGAACGCAGTCGAGCGAGAGGACGGCCGCCTCCACGCTTTCTTCACCATTCGGGACCTGCCGCCCGACCGGACCATCGGGTACGTCGAGGACGTGTCGTGGATAGAGAGCGTGCGCCTCATCACCGAGCGCGACGGCGAGTACCTCTACGAGTGTACGCTGGCCCACGACTCCTTCCTCGGGTCGCTGGTTGACCGCGGCGCGATACCCCAGTCGATAACCGCGACCAAGGACGAGACCAGATTCGTGATTCGCCTCCCCCAGAGCGCCGACGTGCGGGCGTTCGTGGACCGCTTCGAGGAGTACTACGACGACGTGGAACTAGTCGCTCGCCGGGAGCGCGACGAACCCGTGATGACCCGCCAAGAGTTCGAGTCGGAACTCACCGAACGTCTCACCGACCGTCAGCGCGAAGTCCTCCGGACGGCCTACCTCAGCGGGTTCTTCGAGTGGCCCCGCGAGAGTACCGCCGAGGACATCGCCGAGGTCCTCGACGTGTCCCAACCGACCGTGAGCCGTCACCTCCGGGCGGCCGAACGCGCCCTGTTCGGCCTGCTATTCGAGGACGACTGA
- a CDS encoding class I SAM-dependent methyltransferase — MDGANRGHRDDANATERADVQATYDYIADHFAQTREYAWPEVEEFVSKHAESAPTALDLGCGNGRHAELLADHADRVVGVDVSRGLLDTARQRAADRGFDADLVQADAARVPLRDATIDLAVYVATLHHLPTREARVESLNELGRVLGPDGRGLVSAWSTAHDNFDRERGFDTTVDWTLPGGETVERFYHIYSPDEFEADVAASLLELVEFEISSGNCYAVVRGTKQ, encoded by the coding sequence ATGGATGGGGCGAACCGAGGCCATCGAGACGACGCCAACGCGACCGAGCGCGCCGACGTACAGGCGACCTACGACTACATCGCCGACCACTTCGCCCAGACCAGAGAGTACGCGTGGCCCGAGGTCGAGGAGTTCGTTTCGAAGCACGCCGAGAGCGCCCCGACGGCGCTCGACCTCGGGTGTGGCAACGGTCGCCACGCCGAACTGCTGGCCGACCACGCCGACCGCGTGGTTGGCGTGGACGTGAGTCGCGGACTCCTCGACACCGCCCGCCAGCGCGCCGCCGACCGGGGTTTCGACGCGGACCTCGTGCAGGCCGACGCCGCGAGGGTTCCGCTCCGGGACGCGACCATCGACCTCGCGGTCTACGTCGCTACCCTCCACCACCTCCCGACTCGGGAGGCCCGCGTCGAAAGCCTGAACGAACTCGGCCGCGTCCTCGGGCCGGATGGCCGGGGCCTCGTCAGCGCGTGGAGTACCGCCCACGACAACTTCGACCGAGAGCGGGGTTTCGACACCACCGTAGACTGGACGCTCCCCGGCGGCGAGACTGTCGAGCGGTTCTACCACATCTACTCGCCCGACGAGTTCGAGGCCGACGTGGCCGCGAGTCTCCTCGAACTGGTCGAGTTCGAGATTTCGAGCGGGAACTGCTACGCGGTGGTTCGCGGGACGAAACAGTAA